The DNA window CCGAGCTGCCTCAGGGTGAGCACCTCCATGAACTCCTCCAGGGTGCCGTAGCCGCCGGGCAACGCGGCGAACGCATCCGCGTTCTCGTACATGATCCGCTTGCGCTCGCGCATCGTCTCGGTTACGATCAGCTCGTCGGCGTCGTAGGCGATGCCCTCCCGGTCCTGCAGTTTCGAGGGGATGACGCCCGTTACCGTCCCCCCGGCCTCGTGGGTTGCCTCGGCCAGCACGCCCATTAGGCCCACCGCGCCGCCGCCGTAGATCAGCTCGTGGCCCCGGCGTCCCATCTCCCGCCCGAGCGCCTCGGCCACCGGCGGGTAGGTCTCGGCGATGGCGTTGCTCGAGGAGCAATAGACGCAGATGGCGGACATAATCGGCAGGAGGGGAGGATGAGGGAAGAAAGACGTGTGCTCGGGCCGGGGCGGCGCGGCAGGCCCGTGGTGGGCCTGGAGCAAGAACCAGGCGGGCCCAACCGCCACGTTAAGACGAATGGAGGGCGCGCAGGGTTCGTCGGGCCTGGTCCAGGTGCCGCCGCTCGTGGGCCAGGGTGGCCTCAAACCAGGCTCCCAGGCTGATGCGCAGGAGGGGAATGGCAGGGGACCCGAATCGTATCCGGCGCAGGTCCAGGCCCTCCGCGTCCCCCACGCAGTCCGCGAACCGATCCTGCAGGCCCAAAAACTCGTCCACCGCCTCGTTGGGGTAGAGCGTATTCGGGGCGTCCGGCTCGAATAGAGAGGGCGCGTCGAAGGTCCAGCCCGAAGACGGCTCCAGAACGTGCGCAAACCAGCGACTGACGACGCCGTACTCGAAGGGCGGTGTGCCGTACGGCCCCTCGGCGCGTCCCCGCCGGATCTCGTCCTCCATCGCCCGCAACAGCAGCCACCCGGCCGTGTTTAGGTGATCGATGCACTGGACGACGGACCACGCGTCCGGGTCCGGTCGGCGTCGCATCGTGGCGGCGTCCGCGTCGGTCACGAGTGCGGTCGCCTCGTCCTTGAGGTCGACGAATCCGGTGCGGTACTCGTCGAGCTGTGGGTGCATCGGCGGGGGCAAAGACGAGAGGATCGATCGGCGGGCGCCTACGCCGCGTCCCACTCCAGAAGGCCATCGTTGATCAGGGCCACGAGCAGGTCCACGAACGCGTCGTCCTCGAGGTGAGGGGTGAGGGCGTCGCTCGGGATCTGCTGGCGCCCCGTCACGAGGCGGGCCGCGTAGGCCCGGTCGGGGGACAGGTCGATGGGCGATCCGTTCGCGAAGAGGGTGACCGACCCGTCGTCGTGTTCGATGAAGGCGAGCCGGGATACCGGTCCTGGCCGCAGCCCGTGGCCGGCCCGGAGCATGTCGGTAAGTTCGTCGTCCGTCACCGGCGTCTCCGGGGGCACCGCCTCGCGGTCCCGACCGGGACGCGTCAGGTACTGTCCGAACCACTGATCGATGGCGTCGTCGTCGCGCACGAGGTCGCGGAGGAGGCGGCGTACCGTCTGGCGGGCGTCGTCGTGGATTTCACCGGGGTGGTCGACCGGTGACAGATCCGGGTCGCTGTAGCGCGCGTCCGGGCCGACCGTGTCCATGGCCTGCTGCAGAAAGTTCCCCACGAGGTCCTGGTGCCGCGGGGCCCGGAAGCCGACCGAGTAGGTCATGCACTGGTCGTCGGTGGCGACCCCGTAGTGGGCCACCCGCGGCGGCAGGTACAGCAGGTCGCCGGGGCCGAGCACGAACTCCTCCTCCGCCTCGAAATCGGCGAGAATGCGCACGTCGAGGTCCGGCACGATCTCCTCGTCGTCTACCGGCTCGGTCCCAATTTGCCAGCGTCGGTGCCCCGCTCCCTGCAGCAGAAAGACGTCGTAGTTGTCGATGTGGGGGCCGACGGTGCCGTGCGTGGGGGCGTAGCTCACCATCACGTCGTCGAGCCGCCAGTCGGGCAGGAAGCGGAAGCGGTCCAGCAGGGCGCCGACCTCGGGAATCAGGCGGTCCACCTCCTGCACGAGAAGCGTCCAGTGCGTCTCGGGCAGGTGGAGAAACTCCTCTGAGGCAAACGGGCCGTGCCGAAGCTCCCACGGGTGCTCGCCCCCCTCTTCGAGGATCAGTCGGCTTTCGACGCCGTCCTCGCAGGCCAGGCCGGCCAGCTCCTCCGGGGACAGGGGCGACCGGAAGTCCGGCAGCGCGTCGCGGACCACGAGGGGCCGTTCCTGCCAGTAGGTGTCGAGAAAGTCGGCGGGCGAGCGGTCGCCCAGGACGGACGACGTGGGCGTGGCGGGCTGCATGGGGAGAGAGGGTGCAAACGAAGAAAGGACAGGTCAGGGCAACGAGCCTCGGTCTGGGGAATCGGTGATGCGTACAGGGTGAAACGGGACCTGCGCATTCAACTTGGGCCCTCACGCTTCCTGTTGTCACGCATCACATCTCACGCGTCACGACATCTCACGCGTCACGCCCCCAGCAGGTACATCAGCCCCTCAATGGCGGGCCAGAGGAGGAGCAGGGCGAGAATCCACGCGACCCATCGCACGCTGGCACTGCGCTGCGGAAACTCGTAGCCGCAGTAGGGGCACTCTTCCACGTCCCCGGTGTCTTCGAATTCGAGGGCGCAGGCGGGACACTCCCGGCGGGACGGCATGGTGGGGGGCGTTCGGGTTCGGGACGTCGATCGGCGGTGGGCTAGAGCTGCGAGGCCAGCTCATTCAGCATCATTTCCACATCCTCCTCGGCGATGTCGTCGGGGTTGGGGCCGGGAAACCCGGGGTCCGGCGCCGCCGGGGCGGCGTCGAGGTCAAGCTGGTTGAGGACCAGGGCGGCTGCTCCGGCGGCCGCGGCGGAGAAGAGGAGGGCCTTCGTGAACTTGGTCATGGCGGTCGGCAGACAGGGCGAGAAACAATCGAGTCACATCAACGGGAAGAGGGAGGGGGAGTTCTCCAGTCCGTCCGAACCTAATTGGGGCATGCAGGTTCATAGCAGTGCACAGCCTAATCTCCCATCCCCCCATGGCGCCCGTGCTGCGTTCCCTTCTGGTTCGCCTCCCGATTGTGGTTGGGCTCGGTCTCGTGGGGCTCGTTGCGAGTGCGGCCGAGGCGCGGGCGCAGGACGACGCCTCCACCCCCGTGGCCCGCGTGAAGTATGATGGGGGAGGCGACTGGTACAGCGACGAGGAGTCGTTGCGGGAGCTCTTCGCGTTTGCGCGCCAGCATACGCTCCTTGACGTAACGCCGCAGGAGGAGGCCGTCGAGCTCACCACGGACAAGCTCTTCACGTTTCCGTACCTGTACCTCACCGGCCACGGAAACGTCACCTTCTCCGAAACGGAGGCCGACCGCCTGCGCCGGTACCTGCGCCAGGGCGGCTTCCTCCACATTGACGACAACTATGGCCTCGACGAGCACATCCGTCCTGAATTGGAGAAGGTCTTTCCGGACAAGAAGCTCGTGGAAGTGCCCTTCGATCATTCCATCTACACGACGCCCTACGACTTTTCGGACGGGCTCCCTAAAATCCACGAGCACGACGGCGAGGCGCCGAAGGGGTACGGCTACTTCGACGACCACGGCCGGCTCATGGTGTTCTACACCGTCGAGACGGACCTGGGGGACGGATGGGAGCCGGCCCCGGTGCACAGCAACCCCCCGGAGAAGCGACGGGCGGCCCTCCGGATGGGCACGAACATTCTCGTGTACGCCATGACGCACTGAACACAGAGGCAGTGCCACGCCTCTCCACTCGTCCCTCCCGGTTGCGATGAAACCCCTTTTCGTGGCCCTCGTGCTGGTAGCGGGCGGGTTGGTTGCCACAACCCCAGGCATGGAGGCCGTTCAGGCGTTCGTTCGGACCCAGGCGGCGGATCGCATCGAGCGGGAGGTGGAGGCAGGGGCACTGGGGGCCCTCCTGGGCGAGGCGGGCGGGAAGCTCCTCGCGGACAACGCATCGGCGTTCACGGAGCGGCGGTCGTACCTGGCCGCCAGCGTCTACACGGTGGAGCCGGAAGGGGACGGAGACGCCGACGGCCGGGTCCTCGGGGTGGCCCGTCAGTTCATCGTGATCGACGAATTGGAGGGGGACGACTGAATGGGGGGCCGCGTCTGAGAACAGGGGGGTCGGGGGCGAACCCCATCTTCCGCATTCACGTTCTGTCTGCACGTCCATTTGTGCTTCCACACGTTGGGGGGCCTCGGCGACCGACCGTCGGGGCCGCCCTGCACCGTTGCTTTCACAGTGTTTTCTGTTCCGATGAGTGCGCTCCGCAACCAAGATCCCGAAATCCACGACGTCATCCAGAAGGAGGTCCAGCGCCAGAACGACGGGCTGGAGCTCATTGCGTCCGAAAACTTCGCCTCCCGGGCCGTCATGGAGGCGATGGGCACGGCCCTTACGAACAAGTACGCGGAGGGCCTGCCGGGCAAGCGCTACTACGGCGGATGCGAGGTGGTCGACCGGGCCGAGGAACTGGCCCGCGAGCGGGCGAAAGAGCTCTACGACTGCGACTGGGTGAACGTGCAGCCGCACGCGGGGGCCCAGGCCAACTCCGCGGTGTATCTGACCCTCCTGGACCCCGGCGACACCTTCCTCGGGCTCGACCTGTCGCACGGCGGCCACCTCACGCACGGATCGCCCGTCAACTTCTCCGGCATTCTTTACGAGGCCGAGTACTACGGGGTGGAGGAGGAGACCGGCCGCATCGACATGAACAGGGTGCGCGACCGGGCGAAGGAGGTGCAGCCGAAGATGATCTCGATCGGGGCCAGTGCCTACCCGCGCGACTTCGACTACGAGGCCTTCCGCGAGATCGCCGACGAGGTCGGCGCGTTCCTGTGGATGGACATGGCGCACACGGCGGGGCTCATTGCGGGCGGGGTCCTGAACGACCCGATGCCGCACACCCACGTGGTGACCACCACCACCCACAAGACGCTCCGGGGCCCCCGTGGCGGCATGATTCTTCTGGGCGACGACTACGAGAACCCGATGGGCAAGACGGCCCGCAAGAGCGGGCGCACGAAGATGATGAGCGAGCTGCTCGACTCGGCCGTCTTTCCCGGCACGCAGGGCGGCCCGTTGATGCACGTGATCGCCGCGAAGGCCGTCGGCTTCAAGGAGGCCCTCAAGCCCTCGTTCGCCGAGTACACCCAGCAGGTCGTCGATAACGCGCAGGCAATGGGCGCCGAGCTCCGCGAGCGGGGCTACGACCTCGTCTCCGACGGGACGGACAACCACCTCG is part of the Salinibacter ruber DSM 13855 genome and encodes:
- a CDS encoding TIGR00730 family Rossman fold protein, whose protein sequence is MSAICVYCSSSNAIAETYPPVAEALGREMGRRGHELIYGGGAVGLMGVLAEATHEAGGTVTGVIPSKLQDREGIAYDADELIVTETMRERKRIMYENADAFAALPGGYGTLEEFMEVLTLRQLGYHDRPIAILNADGFYDTLLSFFDELRDGRFARAAVTDLVEVVSSAEAVLDRIERMTAADGRMA
- a CDS encoding DinB family protein; translation: MHPQLDEYRTGFVDLKDEATALVTDADAATMRRRPDPDAWSVVQCIDHLNTAGWLLLRAMEDEIRRGRAEGPYGTPPFEYGVVSRWFAHVLEPSSGWTFDAPSLFEPDAPNTLYPNEAVDEFLGLQDRFADCVGDAEGLDLRRIRFGSPAIPLLRISLGAWFEATLAHERRHLDQARRTLRALHSS
- a CDS encoding cupin domain-containing protein, with amino-acid sequence MQPATPTSSVLGDRSPADFLDTYWQERPLVVRDALPDFRSPLSPEELAGLACEDGVESRLILEEGGEHPWELRHGPFASEEFLHLPETHWTLLVQEVDRLIPEVGALLDRFRFLPDWRLDDVMVSYAPTHGTVGPHIDNYDVFLLQGAGHRRWQIGTEPVDDEEIVPDLDVRILADFEAEEEFVLGPGDLLYLPPRVAHYGVATDDQCMTYSVGFRAPRHQDLVGNFLQQAMDTVGPDARYSDPDLSPVDHPGEIHDDARQTVRRLLRDLVRDDDAIDQWFGQYLTRPGRDREAVPPETPVTDDELTDMLRAGHGLRPGPVSRLAFIEHDDGSVTLFANGSPIDLSPDRAYAARLVTGRQQIPSDALTPHLEDDAFVDLLVALINDGLLEWDAA
- a CDS encoding DUF4159 domain-containing protein, whose product is MAPVLRSLLVRLPIVVGLGLVGLVASAAEARAQDDASTPVARVKYDGGGDWYSDEESLRELFAFARQHTLLDVTPQEEAVELTTDKLFTFPYLYLTGHGNVTFSETEADRLRRYLRQGGFLHIDDNYGLDEHIRPELEKVFPDKKLVEVPFDHSIYTTPYDFSDGLPKIHEHDGEAPKGYGYFDDHGRLMVFYTVETDLGDGWEPAPVHSNPPEKRRAALRMGTNILVYAMTH
- the glyA gene encoding serine hydroxymethyltransferase, producing the protein MSALRNQDPEIHDVIQKEVQRQNDGLELIASENFASRAVMEAMGTALTNKYAEGLPGKRYYGGCEVVDRAEELARERAKELYDCDWVNVQPHAGAQANSAVYLTLLDPGDTFLGLDLSHGGHLTHGSPVNFSGILYEAEYYGVEEETGRIDMNRVRDRAKEVQPKMISIGASAYPRDFDYEAFREIADEVGAFLWMDMAHTAGLIAGGVLNDPMPHTHVVTTTTHKTLRGPRGGMILLGDDYENPMGKTARKSGRTKMMSELLDSAVFPGTQGGPLMHVIAAKAVGFKEALKPSFAEYTQQVVDNAQAMGAELRERGYDLVSDGTDNHLVLIDLRNKGLTGKEAEQALEAAGITANKNMVPFDDKSPFVTSGLRLGTPAMTTRGFGPDEFAHVAEMIDRVLQDPEDEDTQAAVEREVKALCDQHPLYDVAMA